From the Clupea harengus chromosome 15, Ch_v2.0.2, whole genome shotgun sequence genome, one window contains:
- the ccdc167 gene encoding coiled-coil domain-containing protein 167: MTKTKEKKKENISVASEIDRIEDRKSRCNDLLDRAEFRRRKEELTDEDSKLLEDEMTLMTERIQKYDHELEILRGENRRNMVLSVALLAISALFYYTFVY; the protein is encoded by the exons ATGACTAAgacaaaggagaaaaaaaaggaaaatataagTGTGGCCAGCGAG ATCGATCGAATAGAGGACCGCAAGTCGCGATGCAACGACCTCCTTGACAGAGCGGAGTTCAGACGCAGAAAAGAGGAGCTTACTGATGAGGACAG TAAACTGTTGGAAGATGAGATGACGCTGATGACGGAAAGAATACAGAAATATG ATCACGAACTGGAGATCCTGAGAGGGGAGAACAGGAGGAACATGGTGCTCTCCGTCGCTCTGCTGGCCATCAGCGCTCTCTTCTACTACACTTTCGTCTATTGA